The following proteins are encoded in a genomic region of Sorangiineae bacterium MSr12523:
- a CDS encoding TetR/AcrR family transcriptional regulator — protein MAILDATEEVMSEAGVESFSLNAVAARAGIAVGTIYNHFRDRDELIRQLFTTRRAQMFAEVDSVLKEAQKLPFREKLTAFVQAVLQHFENRHDFLSIVLQTEHLRLQCLDRIDPAERSALLKIEQQAADIVKLGLKEKALRPEAADLYPALLMGVVRAILLDRLELPAARPVSEEAERVVDLFLRGAGAVPRARSRT, from the coding sequence ATGGCGATACTGGACGCTACCGAAGAGGTGATGTCCGAGGCGGGGGTCGAGTCCTTCAGCCTGAACGCGGTTGCAGCACGCGCAGGAATTGCAGTCGGCACGATTTACAATCATTTCCGCGATCGCGACGAGCTCATTCGTCAATTGTTCACCACGCGTCGCGCGCAAATGTTTGCGGAGGTCGATTCCGTCCTCAAAGAAGCGCAAAAATTGCCGTTTCGGGAGAAGCTGACGGCGTTCGTTCAAGCCGTACTGCAGCACTTCGAAAACCGGCACGATTTTCTGTCAATCGTGCTTCAGACGGAACATTTGCGCTTGCAATGCCTCGATCGGATCGACCCGGCCGAGCGCTCTGCCCTGCTGAAAATCGAGCAACAGGCGGCCGACATCGTCAAGTTGGGGCTGAAAGAAAAGGCCCTTCGGCCGGAAGCGGCGGACCTGTATCCGGCGCTCCTCATGGGTGTGGTGCGGGCAATCCTCCTCGATCGGCTCGAGTTGCCGGCGGCACGTCCGGTTTCCGAGGAGGCAGAGCGCGTGGTCGACCTCTTCTTGCGCGGCGCCGGTGCGGTCCCGCGAGCGAGGAGCCGCACGTGA
- a CDS encoding Gfo/Idh/MocA family oxidoreductase produces MSDRRPSLRGAIIGYGFISERGHAPAYKALASKGAPLEIVAVVDTCAARRERARAEMPGVRIYESADALFATEDAKLDFVDISAPPSEHAPLALKALDRGLHVLCEKPLATTTDAARAMLARARRVGRVLYPCHNYRHAPVIKAVRRALDADRIGRVSMVTLQTFRSTHARGVPEFRPDWRREKRWSGGGIAMDHGSHTFYLAFDWLGAYPTAITAKMSTLGPYDTEDNLSCAISFPGATASAHLSWTAGVRKVIYTLHGERGAIRVEDDDVEVNVLTSREGEPHKWQTLRDSVPSNWMDASHVIWFESLLEDFAHAIEIGEHVGKSAEDSLRCVELITRAYQSAMEGSRELPLGEAARLSRTRRPAVSVAR; encoded by the coding sequence ATGAGCGATCGTCGGCCGTCACTTCGCGGGGCGATCATTGGGTATGGCTTCATTTCGGAACGCGGACATGCTCCGGCCTACAAGGCGCTTGCTAGCAAAGGCGCCCCGCTGGAAATCGTGGCCGTGGTGGATACCTGCGCGGCACGCCGCGAAAGGGCGCGCGCCGAGATGCCGGGTGTTCGCATTTACGAAAGCGCGGACGCTCTCTTTGCCACCGAGGATGCAAAGCTCGATTTCGTGGACATCTCGGCCCCTCCGTCCGAGCACGCGCCCCTGGCGTTGAAGGCGCTCGACCGCGGGTTGCATGTCCTTTGCGAGAAGCCACTCGCCACCACGACGGATGCCGCACGCGCGATGTTGGCGCGGGCCCGCCGCGTGGGACGCGTTCTCTACCCCTGTCACAACTACCGCCACGCCCCGGTGATCAAGGCCGTGCGGCGCGCACTCGACGCCGACCGAATCGGCCGTGTGTCGATGGTTACGTTGCAGACCTTCCGCAGCACGCACGCGCGCGGTGTTCCGGAATTCCGTCCGGACTGGCGACGTGAGAAGCGCTGGTCGGGCGGTGGCATCGCCATGGATCACGGCAGCCACACGTTCTACCTCGCGTTCGATTGGTTGGGGGCATACCCCACCGCCATCACCGCGAAGATGTCTACGCTGGGACCCTACGATACCGAGGACAACCTCAGCTGCGCGATCAGCTTCCCGGGCGCGACCGCGAGCGCACATCTTTCGTGGACCGCAGGCGTACGCAAGGTCATCTACACCTTGCACGGCGAGCGCGGCGCGATTCGCGTCGAGGACGACGACGTGGAGGTGAACGTTCTCACCTCGCGCGAGGGTGAGCCGCACAAGTGGCAAACTTTGCGCGACAGCGTTCCGTCGAACTGGATGGATGCAAGCCACGTCATTTGGTTCGAGTCGCTCTTGGAGGACTTCGCGCACGCCATCGAGATTGGCGAGCACGTTGGCAAGTCGGCGGAGGACAGCCTTCGCTGCGTCGAGCTCATCACGCGCGCCTACCAGTCCGCCATGGAGGGGTCGCGCGAGCTTCCGCTCGGCGAGGCAGCCCGACTCAGCCGCACGCGCCGTCCGGCCGTGTCGGTGGCAAGGTGA
- a CDS encoding CDP-alcohol phosphatidyltransferase family protein produces the protein MIDVICSLALLSLLVAVVVAYGVRLVLRGEAHFARVDAAGSSPLLGRRLMEMAYWSLQPVARLCIRLGIGPNTITLASMGLALIAAGALAFGHFGVAAVITAVAALGDALDGLVARSTGVASDAGEVLDAAVDRYFEGTFLSGLAIYYRDDVPTLVIALAALLGSFMVSYATAKAEACHAEVPRGWMRRSERAVYLNVGITLVPLMGKVPMIAALAVVALFSNVSAIRRLAALAATLRARDAASPLPQEPVLEEEESVEAAPPASSAIRSEVTSAAS, from the coding sequence GTGATCGACGTAATCTGCTCGCTCGCACTCCTCTCTCTGCTCGTGGCGGTCGTCGTCGCGTACGGGGTGCGGCTCGTCCTGCGGGGAGAAGCGCACTTCGCGCGCGTCGATGCGGCGGGCTCGTCGCCGCTGTTGGGCCGCCGGCTCATGGAGATGGCCTATTGGTCTCTCCAGCCGGTGGCCCGCCTCTGCATCCGGCTCGGAATTGGCCCGAACACCATCACGCTGGCCTCGATGGGGCTTGCGCTGATTGCGGCGGGCGCGCTCGCGTTCGGTCACTTTGGCGTGGCCGCGGTCATCACGGCGGTCGCGGCCCTGGGCGACGCGCTCGATGGCCTGGTTGCGCGCAGCACCGGCGTCGCGTCGGACGCGGGCGAGGTGCTCGATGCCGCGGTGGATCGCTACTTCGAGGGCACCTTTCTCTCGGGCTTGGCGATCTATTACCGCGATGACGTGCCCACGTTGGTCATTGCGCTCGCCGCGCTTCTCGGTTCCTTCATGGTGAGCTACGCCACCGCGAAGGCGGAGGCCTGCCACGCGGAGGTTCCGCGCGGGTGGATGCGGCGCTCGGAGCGGGCGGTTTATCTCAACGTGGGCATCACGTTGGTTCCCCTCATGGGCAAGGTGCCGATGATTGCGGCCCTCGCGGTGGTGGCGCTCTTCTCGAACGTGAGCGCGATCCGCCGGCTCGCCGCGCTGGCCGCTACCTTGCGCGCACGCGACGCGGCATCGCCGCTTCCGCAGGAGCCCGTTCTCGAAGAAGAAGAATCCGTAGAGGCTGCGCCGCCTGCCTCGTCGGCAATCCGGTCCGAAGTGACGTCGGCGGCATCATGA
- a CDS encoding GtrA family protein → MASVVATALDFGTMTVLVELGVLSPAIATLVGALFGAIVNFLLGRRIFRATSRSAAPQAARYAVVSAASAAFNSLGVYVLHHALGVQYLLARVCVSIVVSILWNFPLQRHFVFGAPKT, encoded by the coding sequence ATGGCCTCGGTCGTGGCAACGGCGCTCGACTTTGGGACCATGACCGTGCTCGTCGAGCTCGGCGTCCTTTCCCCGGCCATCGCGACACTCGTCGGCGCCCTGTTCGGCGCCATCGTGAACTTCCTCCTCGGACGTCGCATCTTCCGAGCCACCTCCCGCTCGGCGGCGCCGCAGGCCGCCCGCTATGCCGTCGTCTCGGCGGCGAGCGCGGCGTTCAACTCGTTGGGCGTTTACGTCCTTCATCACGCCCTCGGAGTGCAATACCTGCTCGCGCGGGTGTGCGTATCCATCGTTGTAAGCATTCTCTGGAATTTCCCCCTGCAACGTCACTTCGTGTTCGGGGCACCCAAAACATGA
- a CDS encoding aspartate aminotransferase family protein — translation MSSTPKKQRVHLKTIVPGPRSTALRQREDAHVAPGLQGYAVMAGIAVESAEGSAVTDVDGNTFLDFIGGIGVGALGHSHPGVVKAIQDQVARASVGSFTSEARVELLERVAKHPPTEGVHRLQLYSSGAEAVESALRLAKSHTKKTEFVSFWGGFHGKTMGALSLMGSNFKEGLGPMVPGSHILPYADCYRCPIGSTYPTCGLGCIDQGRKQLKYASTNSIAAFIVEPMQGTAGNVVPPDDFIPAVRELAHEFGALFIADEMITGFGRTGRYWGVEHSGAKPDIVTLGKAFGGGFPLSGVLTTDAIAQAKPWSNPSGSSSSYGGNPLAAAAGVAALKAIEEDGLVDNAREVGAAMLEELAAFVEAYPFVGHVRGRGLFMGIELVADKKTKEPLSRAVTRRIFDECVRRGLLTMSYAPSFRIQPALTIDHETAKNGIAVLREVFDEAKRTNLWGLT, via the coding sequence ATGAGCAGCACGCCGAAGAAGCAAAGAGTCCATCTGAAGACCATCGTGCCGGGTCCGCGCAGCACGGCGTTGCGCCAGCGCGAAGATGCGCACGTGGCCCCTGGCCTGCAGGGCTATGCCGTGATGGCGGGCATCGCGGTCGAGAGCGCCGAAGGCAGCGCGGTGACCGACGTCGACGGCAACACGTTCCTGGACTTCATTGGCGGCATCGGTGTCGGCGCCCTCGGCCACAGCCACCCTGGGGTGGTGAAGGCGATTCAGGACCAAGTGGCGCGCGCATCGGTGGGCTCCTTCACCTCCGAAGCCCGCGTGGAGCTCCTCGAGCGCGTGGCGAAGCACCCGCCGACCGAGGGCGTGCATCGTCTGCAACTGTATTCGAGCGGCGCAGAGGCCGTGGAAAGCGCGCTCCGCCTGGCCAAGAGCCACACCAAGAAAACCGAGTTCGTCTCCTTCTGGGGCGGATTTCACGGCAAGACCATGGGCGCTCTTTCGCTCATGGGGTCCAACTTCAAAGAAGGACTCGGCCCCATGGTGCCGGGTTCGCACATCCTGCCGTACGCCGATTGTTACCGCTGCCCGATCGGGTCGACGTACCCCACGTGCGGCCTCGGGTGCATCGATCAGGGGCGCAAGCAGCTGAAATACGCGTCCACGAACTCCATTGCGGCGTTCATCGTGGAGCCGATGCAGGGCACCGCCGGCAACGTCGTGCCCCCGGACGACTTCATCCCCGCGGTGCGTGAGCTCGCGCACGAGTTCGGCGCGCTCTTCATCGCCGACGAGATGATCACCGGCTTCGGGCGCACCGGCCGCTATTGGGGCGTCGAGCACTCGGGGGCCAAGCCCGACATCGTCACCCTCGGCAAAGCCTTCGGCGGCGGCTTCCCGCTCAGCGGCGTGCTCACCACGGATGCCATCGCGCAGGCGAAGCCGTGGTCCAATCCGTCGGGCTCGTCGTCGAGCTACGGCGGCAACCCCTTGGCGGCAGCGGCGGGTGTCGCGGCCCTCAAGGCCATCGAAGAAGACGGCCTGGTCGACAATGCGCGCGAGGTCGGCGCCGCGATGCTCGAAGAGCTTGCCGCCTTCGTCGAGGCGTACCCCTTCGTCGGCCACGTGCGCGGACGCGGCCTCTTCATGGGCATCGAGCTCGTCGCCGACAAGAAGACCAAGGAGCCGCTTTCGCGCGCCGTTACCCGTCGCATCTTCGACGAGTGCGTTCGCCGTGGGTTGCTCACCATGTCGTACGCACCGAGCTTCCGCATTCAACCCGCGCTCACCATCGACCACGAGACTGCGAAGAACGGCATCGCTGTTTTGCGTGAAGTGTTCGACGAGGCGAAGCGCACGAACCTCTGGGGTCTGACGTGA
- a CDS encoding phosphatase PAP2 family protein produces MTELATTSFTGRALAHVRTLWPRWAWLPPIPFVLNLAMNVYRGEARWDHVLITVVVIGLAYGTAFTKKLCVGLYPMGLVALLFDSMRLFQHAGFDAAGVHLCDLRAVELRWFGLDSGGTRITLHDWFQVHATTWLDLLCSVPYGTFLFYCILFAAFLFKRDFVAMQRFTWGWLALNVIGFTTYHIYPAAPPWYFHSHGCAVDLFAKASEGPNLARVDALLGITYFHGMYGRASDVFGAVPSLHCAYPLLVVLEGWSQFRWRGRAFTVAFFLLMCFSAIYLDHHWVVDAVVGITYAILTFVALRMIGNALRRRASSNASDIGSPAQDILLPSTTAGEVQEIQS; encoded by the coding sequence GTGACGGAGCTCGCCACCACCAGCTTCACGGGAAGGGCGCTCGCGCACGTGCGCACGCTCTGGCCGCGCTGGGCGTGGCTCCCGCCGATTCCATTCGTCCTCAACCTCGCCATGAACGTCTACCGCGGTGAGGCGCGGTGGGACCACGTTCTCATCACGGTGGTCGTCATTGGGCTCGCCTACGGCACGGCGTTCACCAAGAAGCTGTGCGTAGGCCTCTACCCAATGGGACTCGTCGCCCTACTTTTCGATTCCATGCGGCTCTTTCAGCACGCAGGGTTCGATGCGGCCGGCGTGCACCTGTGCGATTTGCGCGCGGTTGAGTTGCGTTGGTTCGGCCTCGATTCGGGCGGCACGCGCATCACGCTCCACGATTGGTTTCAGGTGCATGCAACCACGTGGCTCGACCTTTTGTGCTCCGTTCCTTACGGCACGTTCCTCTTCTATTGCATCCTGTTTGCCGCGTTCCTCTTCAAGCGCGACTTCGTGGCCATGCAGCGTTTCACCTGGGGCTGGTTGGCGCTGAACGTCATCGGTTTCACGACGTACCACATCTATCCAGCGGCCCCGCCCTGGTACTTCCACTCGCACGGCTGCGCGGTCGACCTCTTCGCCAAGGCGAGCGAAGGACCGAACCTTGCGCGCGTCGATGCGCTGTTGGGCATCACGTACTTCCACGGCATGTACGGTCGCGCGAGCGACGTGTTCGGTGCCGTGCCCTCGTTGCACTGCGCCTATCCGCTCTTGGTGGTGCTCGAGGGTTGGTCTCAGTTCCGCTGGCGCGGACGGGCCTTCACCGTCGCGTTCTTCCTGCTCATGTGCTTTTCGGCGATCTACCTCGATCACCATTGGGTGGTCGACGCCGTCGTCGGCATTACCTACGCCATTCTCACCTTCGTCGCGTTGCGCATGATCGGCAACGCGCTGCGGCGCCGTGCCTCCAGTAACGCCTCCGATATCGGAAGCCCGGCCCAAGACATTCTTCTGCCAAGCACCACGGCGGGAGAGGTACAGGAGATTCAGTCATGA
- a CDS encoding MMPL family transporter, which yields MSHGLGNPAPPWARAAVAWTVRHGRMLWVIALLLAVPAVWRTANMYMHLRSELEELLPRNAQSVVAIDELRKRMPGLQYLGVIVDSGSPENLPAGEKLLDDLAARVRAYPPELVREVRLGQAEEKAFLEKNAALYTDLEDLKTIRARIEARRDYEVNKQTGASLDDDEAPPPLDFTDLEAKYKERLGGSSDAKDRFPNGRWSNAQQHVSLMLIEVAEFSSGRGRGTELLDRVKADIVSMGGTDHYAPNMKVGYTGDVAISVEETSALLTDLSFSSIIVLVLVVAVLVVYYRWSRSVLVLLPPLLLATVYSFAIASFPPFNVRELNSNTAFLGSIIVGNGINFAIILLARYIEERRAGVNVDEALVVGVWGSRVGTLSAALAAGVSYASLALTDFRGFAQFGYIGGIGMVMSWLTAYLLMPSLTKALDKDPKAHRRVTHGGFMAPFAKLVTRHSGIVIAATAVLLVLSVHQLSRFGANELEYDFSKLRRADTWVSGEGYWGRKMDALLGTYLTPTVILTDSPEQAHAVEEAVRRAWMAKDSPLHDMISNIRTIDDVLPKDQAAKFVEADAIREDMTPKMRSLVPEDKKEQIDRLLANEENKPITFADLPHTFTTGLRERDGSYGRAVLVFPRPSRALWEGPPLAQFVESLRTIARDAVGPEAKPARVAGSLPLSADILESIRRDGIKASAAALAGVILVVLLLFRTNLISVYIIGGLLLGVVWLAGGMMAFGVRINFANFIAFPITFGIGVDYAVNVMARYAQDGRRDVGLAVRATGGAVALCSLTTTIGYSSLLMAQNRALFLFGLVAVLGELACVSAAILALPALVSWLDKRRGGRRSTAPESSPGSEHGRPATH from the coding sequence ATGAGCCACGGATTGGGAAATCCGGCGCCTCCGTGGGCCCGTGCCGCAGTAGCTTGGACGGTCCGTCATGGCCGCATGCTCTGGGTGATCGCGCTCCTCCTCGCGGTTCCAGCCGTCTGGCGCACCGCCAACATGTACATGCACCTGCGCAGCGAGCTCGAAGAGCTCCTCCCGCGCAATGCCCAGAGCGTGGTGGCCATCGACGAGCTGCGCAAGCGCATGCCCGGTCTGCAGTACCTCGGCGTCATCGTGGACTCGGGATCGCCCGAGAATCTCCCCGCGGGGGAGAAGCTGCTCGACGATCTGGCCGCGCGCGTGCGGGCGTACCCGCCGGAGCTCGTGCGTGAGGTTCGCCTGGGGCAGGCCGAGGAGAAAGCCTTCCTCGAGAAGAATGCTGCACTCTACACGGACCTCGAGGACCTGAAGACCATTCGCGCGCGCATCGAGGCGCGGCGCGATTACGAAGTAAACAAGCAGACGGGCGCGTCGCTCGATGACGACGAGGCGCCGCCGCCGCTGGACTTCACCGATCTGGAGGCGAAGTACAAGGAGCGTCTCGGCGGCAGCAGCGACGCAAAGGACCGCTTCCCCAACGGGCGATGGTCCAATGCGCAGCAGCACGTTTCGCTGATGCTCATCGAGGTCGCGGAGTTCTCCTCGGGCCGAGGCCGCGGCACGGAGCTCCTCGATCGCGTGAAGGCGGATATCGTGTCGATGGGCGGCACGGATCACTACGCGCCGAACATGAAGGTCGGATACACGGGCGACGTGGCGATCTCCGTCGAGGAGACGTCGGCGCTGCTGACCGATCTGTCGTTCTCGTCGATCATCGTGCTGGTGCTCGTGGTGGCCGTGCTGGTGGTGTACTACCGTTGGTCGCGCAGCGTGCTCGTGCTCCTTCCGCCGCTGCTGCTTGCCACGGTGTATTCGTTCGCGATTGCCTCGTTCCCGCCGTTCAACGTGCGAGAGCTCAATTCGAATACGGCCTTCCTCGGCTCGATCATCGTCGGCAACGGGATCAACTTCGCGATCATCCTGCTCGCGCGCTACATCGAAGAGCGGCGGGCGGGGGTCAACGTGGACGAGGCGCTGGTCGTCGGCGTGTGGGGCTCGCGCGTCGGTACGCTGTCGGCGGCACTGGCCGCGGGTGTCTCCTATGCGTCGCTCGCGCTCACGGATTTCCGTGGTTTCGCGCAGTTCGGGTACATCGGCGGCATCGGCATGGTGATGTCGTGGCTCACGGCGTACCTGCTCATGCCGTCGCTGACCAAGGCGCTCGACAAGGATCCGAAGGCGCATCGTCGTGTGACGCACGGCGGCTTCATGGCGCCTTTCGCCAAGCTGGTGACGCGCCACTCGGGCATCGTGATTGCCGCGACCGCGGTGCTGTTGGTGCTCTCCGTGCATCAACTCAGCCGCTTCGGTGCGAATGAGCTGGAGTACGACTTCTCCAAGCTTCGCCGCGCGGACACGTGGGTCAGCGGCGAGGGTTACTGGGGGCGCAAGATGGACGCGCTTCTCGGCACGTACCTCACGCCCACGGTGATCCTGACGGACAGCCCGGAACAAGCGCATGCGGTGGAGGAGGCGGTGCGTCGAGCGTGGATGGCGAAGGACAGCCCGCTCCACGACATGATTTCGAACATCCGCACCATCGACGACGTGCTGCCGAAGGATCAAGCGGCGAAGTTCGTGGAGGCCGACGCCATCCGCGAGGATATGACGCCGAAGATGCGCTCCCTCGTACCCGAGGACAAGAAGGAGCAGATCGATCGGCTGCTGGCCAACGAAGAGAACAAGCCGATCACGTTCGCGGATCTGCCGCACACGTTCACCACGGGCCTTCGCGAGCGCGATGGGTCGTACGGTCGCGCGGTGCTGGTGTTCCCGCGTCCTTCGCGCGCGCTCTGGGAAGGCCCGCCGCTTGCCCAATTCGTGGAGTCGCTGCGGACGATTGCGCGTGACGCGGTGGGTCCAGAGGCCAAGCCCGCGCGGGTGGCGGGATCGCTTCCGCTGTCGGCCGACATCCTCGAGTCGATCCGTCGAGACGGTATCAAGGCCAGTGCGGCGGCCCTCGCGGGCGTCATTCTCGTGGTGCTGCTGCTTTTCCGAACGAACTTGATTTCGGTGTACATCATCGGCGGGTTGCTGCTCGGCGTCGTGTGGCTCGCCGGCGGGATGATGGCGTTCGGCGTGCGTATCAACTTCGCGAACTTCATCGCGTTTCCCATCACGTTCGGCATCGGTGTCGACTACGCGGTGAACGTGATGGCCCGCTACGCGCAGGATGGGCGTAGGGACGTCGGGCTTGCTGTGCGTGCGACCGGTGGTGCGGTCGCGCTATGCTCGCTCACGACGACCATCGGCTATTCGTCGCTGCTGATGGCCCAAAATCGCGCCTTGTTCTTGTTCGGGTTGGTCGCAGTGCTGGGCGAACTCGCGTGCGTGTCCGCGGCGATTCTGGCGCTCCCCGCGCTGGTCTCGTGGCTGGACAAGCGGCGGGGTGGCCGCCGTTCGACGGCCCCCGAATCGTCTCCCGGTTCCGAGCACGGGCGTCCCGCGACACACTGA
- a CDS encoding secondary thiamine-phosphate synthase enzyme YjbQ, with translation MKILNDVLNVRTDGRGFYDVTREVARIVAGAQVTNGLCTVFVQHTSASLVIQENADPAVLRDLEKWMSRLAPESAHYEHDDEGPDDMPAHLRGAITKTSESIPIAQGKLVLGTWQAIYLWEHRARAHARRIVVNVVGE, from the coding sequence ATGAAGATTCTCAATGATGTGTTGAATGTCCGGACGGATGGACGGGGATTTTACGATGTGACGCGCGAGGTCGCGCGCATCGTGGCGGGCGCGCAGGTCACCAACGGGCTTTGCACCGTGTTCGTGCAGCATACGAGCGCGTCGTTGGTGATTCAGGAAAATGCCGACCCCGCCGTGCTTCGTGACTTGGAAAAGTGGATGTCGCGGCTCGCCCCCGAGTCCGCCCACTACGAGCACGACGACGAGGGCCCCGACGACATGCCCGCCCACCTCCGCGGCGCCATCACGAAGACGAGCGAATCGATTCCCATCGCCCAGGGGAAGTTGGTCCTGGGGACATGGCAAGCGATTTACCTGTGGGAGCACAGGGCGAGGGCGCATGCGAGGAGGATCGTGGTGAATGTCGTGGGGGAGTAG
- a CDS encoding teichoic acid biosynthesis protein, producing MRILYGVVGEGMGHAMRSRVVLEHLVRENHEVEIMASGRAVDFLSKRFDEVRKIHGYHLIYEENRVRLGKTVWSNVLAGTGGVPENIAAYFELLTSFRPEVVISDFESWTYLYGKTHNLPVLSIDNMQIISRCTHDDEIVRGYETDFQLARAFVKGKLPFSSEYFITTFFHPPVRKERTRLFPPILRPEIEQAKVIARRGEHLLVYQTAEGNEGLARALASANVECRIYGMRRQIQEEQVEGNLRYMPFSETRFIEDLATARAVIAGGGFTLMGEAVYLQKPMLSVPVRRQFEQILNARYLERLGYGREASQIDAEAVKAFLDIVPRCEEKLASYTQDANRELFRAVDEFLDRAAAGLV from the coding sequence ATGCGAATTCTCTACGGGGTCGTCGGCGAGGGCATGGGGCACGCGATGCGGTCGCGTGTCGTCTTGGAGCATCTCGTGCGGGAGAACCACGAGGTCGAGATCATGGCCTCGGGACGCGCGGTCGACTTTTTGTCGAAACGCTTTGACGAGGTGCGGAAAATCCATGGCTATCACCTCATTTACGAGGAGAACCGGGTTCGTCTTGGCAAGACGGTCTGGTCCAACGTCTTGGCGGGCACCGGCGGCGTTCCCGAGAACATTGCAGCTTATTTCGAGCTATTGACGAGCTTTCGTCCCGAAGTCGTCATTAGCGATTTCGAATCGTGGACATACCTTTACGGCAAGACACACAATCTTCCCGTTCTGAGCATCGACAACATGCAAATCATCAGTCGATGCACGCACGACGACGAAATCGTCCGCGGCTACGAAACGGATTTTCAACTCGCGCGTGCGTTCGTGAAGGGCAAGTTGCCCTTCTCCAGCGAGTACTTCATCACGACGTTCTTCCATCCTCCCGTTCGCAAGGAAAGAACGCGTCTTTTTCCTCCGATTCTGCGGCCCGAGATCGAGCAAGCGAAGGTCATCGCGCGGCGGGGCGAGCACCTGCTCGTCTACCAGACCGCGGAAGGCAACGAAGGGCTCGCACGCGCCCTCGCGAGCGCCAACGTGGAGTGCCGTATCTATGGCATGCGGCGACAGATTCAAGAGGAACAAGTCGAAGGCAATCTTCGCTATATGCCATTCAGCGAAACGCGTTTCATCGAAGACCTCGCCACTGCACGCGCGGTGATTGCGGGCGGTGGTTTCACCCTCATGGGGGAGGCGGTCTATCTGCAGAAGCCGATGCTCTCGGTGCCCGTACGCCGGCAATTCGAGCAGATTCTCAACGCGCGCTACCTCGAGAGACTCGGCTACGGACGCGAGGCTTCGCAGATCGATGCCGAAGCCGTAAAGGCGTTTCTCGATATCGTGCCTCGATGCGAAGAAAAGCTTGCGAGCTATACGCAAGACGCCAATCGTGAACTGTTTCGCGCGGTCGACGAATTCCTCGATCGAGCGGCCGCAGGCCTCGTCTAG
- a CDS encoding 3-deoxy-7-phosphoheptulonate synthase — protein sequence MIIILKPDVAPDGPEVQALVTQASRYPNIATKVHSYRGENHLLTEVHLIGETKVVPAEPFAEQPFVVRVVRVSEKYRVLGRHNGQVDAVGFEYRGIRFGQDTLNVFPGLCAVDNRENVEATFKAIGAAGVKTARMGAYKPRTSPYDFQGHGKDCLPYVFELAGKYGIEVVAMEITREQHLDEIREALRQVGHPTGVMLQIGTRNAQNFELLKVVGQQKEFPVLFKRGMGITLEEALNACEYVASEGNSSIVFCLRGVKSHLGAPHRNMIDFAHVPVIKRLTRMPVCVDPSHSAGRRTITPDGMTEIHHATAEGVIIGANMVLVDFHPDPAHALCDGPQALTLEELPAFLDDVRLVRQTYLARLERAKARATA from the coding sequence GTGATCATCATTCTCAAGCCCGACGTCGCCCCCGACGGACCGGAAGTCCAAGCCCTCGTCACCCAAGCATCCCGGTATCCCAATATCGCCACCAAGGTTCATTCCTACCGGGGCGAAAACCACTTATTGACCGAGGTGCACCTGATTGGTGAAACCAAAGTCGTTCCGGCGGAACCTTTTGCCGAGCAGCCCTTCGTCGTGCGCGTGGTGCGCGTTTCGGAGAAGTATCGCGTTCTGGGCCGGCACAATGGCCAGGTGGATGCGGTCGGGTTCGAATACCGCGGCATTCGTTTCGGTCAGGACACACTGAATGTCTTTCCGGGTCTCTGCGCGGTGGACAATCGCGAAAACGTCGAGGCCACCTTCAAAGCCATTGGCGCCGCCGGTGTGAAAACCGCACGCATGGGCGCGTACAAACCGCGCACGAGCCCGTACGATTTCCAGGGGCATGGCAAAGACTGCCTGCCTTACGTCTTCGAACTTGCCGGCAAATACGGAATCGAAGTCGTTGCGATGGAAATCACGCGCGAGCAACATTTGGATGAAATCCGCGAAGCGTTGCGCCAGGTGGGCCATCCGACCGGCGTCATGCTTCAAATTGGCACGCGCAATGCGCAGAACTTCGAATTGCTGAAGGTCGTCGGCCAGCAAAAAGAGTTCCCGGTGCTGTTCAAGCGCGGCATGGGCATCACGTTGGAAGAGGCGCTCAACGCCTGCGAGTACGTCGCGAGCGAAGGAAACTCGAGCATCGTGTTCTGTCTGCGCGGGGTCAAATCGCACCTGGGTGCGCCCCACCGCAACATGATCGATTTCGCGCACGTGCCGGTCATCAAGCGGCTCACGCGGATGCCGGTCTGTGTCGATCCGTCGCACTCGGCCGGGCGCCGCACCATCACGCCCGACGGCATGACCGAGATCCACCACGCCACCGCGGAAGGCGTCATCATCGGCGCCAACATGGTCCTGGTGGACTTCCACCCCGACCCGGCCCATGCCCTCTGCGACGGGCCGCAAGCGCTTACCCTGGAGGAGCTGCCGGCCTTCCTGGACGACGTCCGCCTCGTTCGGCAGACGTACCTTGCGCGGCTCGAGCGCGCGAAGGCACGCGCCACCGCGTAG